The Huiozyma naganishii CBS 8797 chromosome 1, complete genome genome window below encodes:
- the KNAG0A06800 gene encoding PITH domain-containing protein (ancestral locus Anc_4.71) encodes MSHSCEHEHTHGHGDHGHEHTPPAATYATQSLYPYIDTTKVRILNGCSAGPTDSAPLHKTLLKPHSERFDTTRALQSDQDAQLIVHLPLLGPCKLQSVILRCAQSEEGSTVGSPRCVKLLKDWNRHLDFDTVGRAQCQWQFEQPNVGVPAEVIASADLGDDFMEHHIPRXKGSTVCQQSVTLFFEDCWPPSTLARVYYLELRGVFQGARRTAQPLVIGGVYESAPNPLDHQAAASSATGVDLSAAQR; translated from the coding sequence ATGTCGCACAGTTGTGAACACGAACACACGCACGGTCACGGCGACCACGGTCACGAACACACGCCGCCAGCGGCCACGTACGCCACACAGTCGCTGTACCCGTACATCGACACCACAAAGGTCCGTATCCTGAACGGCTGTTCCGCGGGCCCCACCGACTCGGCACCCCTGCACAAGACCCTGTTGAAGCCACACTCGGAGCGGTTCGACACCACCCGCGCACTACAGAGCGACCAGGACGCACAGCTGATCGTACACCTCCCATTGCTTGGTCCCTGCAAGTTACAATCCGTGATTCTACGTTGTGCGCAGAGCGAGGAGGGGAGCACAGTGGGCTCGCCAAGATGTGTCAAGCTACTCAAGGATTGGAACAGACACTTGGATTTCGATACCGTGGGGCGCGCGCAGTGCCAATGGCAGTTTGAACAACCGAACGTGGGTGTCCCCGCTGAAGTCATCGCCTCCGCCGATCTTGGCGATGACTTCATGGAGCACCACATCCCCCGGAANAAGGGCAGCACTGTGTGCCAGCAGTCTGTGACGctcttcttcgaggacTGCTGGCCCCCGTCGACCCTCGCACGGGTCTACTACCTAGAGCTCCGCGGCGTGTTCCAAGGCGCACGCAGGACCGCGCAGCCGCTTGTCATCGGGGGCGTGTACGAGTCGGCCCCGAACCC
- the DID4 gene encoding ESCRT-III subunit protein DID4 (similar to Saccharomyces cerevisiae DID4 (YKL002W); ancestral locus Anc_2.509), translating into MGMFEWAFGKSLTPQERLKKNQRALDRTQRELEREKKKLEAQEARLVREIKKAAKENQVGAARIKAKDLVRTKNYIQRFSNMQTQLQAISLRIQAVRSTDQMARSMRDASGLLAGMNRSMNLPQLQRISMEFEKQNDLMDQRQEFMDEAVDGVMADDELDEDEEAEEIVNKVLDEIGVDLNAQLSNRAGPLGSLQGVQQPLAEGGADSQQQQQQMLSEAGPTNPDDELQARLDSLKKQ; encoded by the exons ATGGGTATGTTCGAGTGGGCGTTCGGTAAGAGCCTCACCCCTCAGGAACGGCTCAAGAAA AACCAAAGAGCTCTCGATAGGACACAGAGGGAACTagagagggagaagaagaagttggaggCACAGGAGGCGCGGCTCGTGAgagagatcaagaaggccgCTAAGGAGAATCAAGTTGGTGCGGCACGGATCAAGGCAAAGGATCTTGTACGTACGAAGAACTACATCCAGCGGTTTAGTAACATGCAGACTCAATTGCAGGCGATCTCGTTGCGGATCCAGGCCGTCAGGAGCACGGACCAGATGGCTCGGTCCATGCGTGACGCGTCAGGGCTGTTGGCAGGGATGAACAGGTCTATGAACTTACCACAGTTGCAACGGATCTCCATGGAGTTCGAGAAACAGAACGACCTTATGGACCAAAGGCAGGAGTTTATGGATGAGGCCGTTGATGGAGTCATGGCCGATGACGAGCtcgatgaggacgaggaggccGAAGAGATCGTCAATAAAGTCCTTGACGAGATCGGGGTGGACCTCAACGCACAGCTCAGCAACAGGGCCGGGCCATTGGGGTCCCTCCAAGGTGTACAACAGCCGCTCGCTGAGGGTGGAGCAGACTcccaacaacagcaacagcagatGCTCTCGGAGGCGGGGCCCACTAACCCAGACGACGAACTACAGGCCCGTCTGGATtcattgaagaaacagtgA
- the MET14 gene encoding adenylyl-sulfate kinase (similar to Saccharomyces cerevisiae MET14 (YKL001C); ancestral locus Anc_2.510) — protein MATNITWHANLSYDERKDLRKQHGCTVWLTGLSASGKSTVACALEQLLLQKGLSAYRLDGDNIRFGLNKDLGFSEADRNENIRRISEVSKLFADSCTISITSFISPYKADRNRARQLHKEAGLKFIEVFVDVPLEVAEQRDPKGLYKKAREGVIKEFTGISAPYEAPENAELHLRTDLKSVEECASIIYEYLRTEKVI, from the coding sequence ATGGCTACTAACATCACTTGGCATGCGAACTTGTCGTACGACGAGCGTAAGGATTTGCGGAAACAGCACGGATGCACTGTGTGGCTGACTGGTCTGAGTGCCTCCGGGAAGAGCACTGTTGCGTGTGCGTTGGAGCAattgctgttgcagaagGGTCTCTCCGCGTACCGTCTGGATGGGGACAACATCCGGTTTGGGTTGAACAAGGACCTTGGGTTTAGCGAGGCGGACCGGAACGAGAACATCCGGCGGATCAGCGAGGTGTCGAAGTTGTTTGCCGATTCGTGTACGATCTCGATCACCTCGTTTATCTCGCCGTACAAGGCGGACCGGAACCGGGCAAGACAACTTCATAAGGAGGCCGGGTTGAAGTTCATTGAGGTGTTTGTGGATGTTCCCTTAGAGGTTGCCGAGCAAAGGGACCCTAAGGGTCTGTACAAGAAGGCGCGGGAGGGCGTCATCAAGGAGTTCACGGGTATTTCTGCGCCGTACGAGGCACCCGAGAACGCTGAATTGCATCTGAGAACGGACCTCAAGAGTGTTGAGGAATGTGCCAGTATCATCTACGAGTACTTGCGGACTGAGAAGGTTATTTAA